In one window of Littorina saxatilis isolate snail1 linkage group LG11, US_GU_Lsax_2.0, whole genome shotgun sequence DNA:
- the LOC138980902 gene encoding neuralized-like protein 4, giving the protein MEEFPSSVGQQEPFTFDDNHGVNIVLSHNKQAAERTRGLNHAILMSRNPMKMNVLYEIRVDTWDKSNSRIIRNLGMGVVTQPPDTLILPYWSGALFPATVVCGSSVKLSGSTELKPSSVGSALTSLRTGSSVGVAVDRNHCLQLYVDGQNKGVIAFDLPHNCYALYDIPGYVKPVAALPPKTLF; this is encoded by the exons ATGGAGGAATTCCCCTCTTCTGTCGGC CAACAGGAGCCATTTACTTTCGACGACAATCACGGCGTTAACATTGTCCTGAGCCACAACAAGCAGGCCGCAGAGAGGACAAGGGGACTTAACCACGCCATCCTCATGTCGAGGAACCCCATGAAAATGAACGTACTCTATGAG ATACGGGTAGACACATGGGACAAGAGCAATTCACGGATTATCAGAAACctggggatgggggtggtgaCACAGCCCCCCGACACCCTCATCTTGCCCTACTGGTCGGGGGCGCTGTTCCCCGCCACTGTGGTGTGTGGCTCCAGTGTTAAACTCAGTGGTTCCACGGAGCTG AAACCAAGTTCCGTTGGATCAGCACTAACGTCACTAAGAACAGGTAGCAGTGTGGGTGTGGCAGTGGACCGCAACCATTGCCTCCAACTGTACGTTGATGGTCAGAACAAGGGTGTCATCGCTTTCGACCTCCCGCACAACTGCTACGCTCTCTATGATATACCTGGCTATGTCAAACCG GTGGCAGCACTTCCACCAAAAACGCTGTTTTGA